The DNA region AGCAGTCCCGATTTGTTGAAGAAGGAAAGCAGGTCCTTTTTCTTGGTCTTGAATGATTTCCGCAGCTCCTTCGCAGGGAAGCTGTTGTTGCCGACGAAGTTCAAGCTGGTGATGAACCGCTTTTCCCCTTCCGTGATCAGCATGGTGACCACGGCCCGCCCGAACTCCTCGTTCACGTCGATCTTGTAGTTGACCTGCGCGTCGCCGTAGCCGTGGTTCTGGTAGTACTCCTTGATCTTTTCCGCGTCGGCCGATATCTGGAATTCGCTCAACGGGTCACCGACCTTGGCTTTCATCTGGCGGCGGATCGTCTCGGTTTTGATTCCGCCGGAGCCCTTGATCACGATCTCCTTGATGAGGGGCTTGGGCTGAACGACCACCAGAACTTTGACGCCGTCCTCCATCGGTTCGGTGGTGATCCGTAAGTTTGTGAAGAGGCCGGTCGCATAAAGGTTGCGCACGTCTTCCTCGACGGTCGCTGGCACGTACGGCTGCCCGACGGTGGTGTGCATGTTGGAGAGGATCATGCTCCGGTTGACCGACTTCGGCCCCACGTAGACAACCTCGATCTCCTTGACGGGCGGACCGGGCGCCTGCGCCCCGGACGCGCTGGGCGGGGCGACGACCTTCTTCGGCCGATGCTTCTTCGGCGCGGCGGGAGCTGGGGAGGGCTGTTCCTCCGCAGGGGCTGCCGGCTGCGCCGCCGGCGGGGAGGGCGCCTCGGAGGGAAGAGGCGGTGGGGCGAGTCGCGGTGCGGTGGGAACGACGGGTTCCGGCGCCGGCGACTCCGCCGGCGCAGGACCGGCCGCTTGCGCTTCGCTCGCGGTGGCAGCCGGCACCGGAGGCTGATCGAGGAGCGCCGGAGGCGTTTTCGGGGCGCTATCCAGGGGGGAAATCGCCTGGGCCCCTGTGCCCGCGCTGCCTTGGGACGAAGAAGCGCTGGTCTCTTCCCCTTCCGTCGCGGAGCCTGCCGGATGCGCTTCGTATTCCCACAGCCAGAAGGCGAGGCCCAGGATAAACGGGGTAAGCGCCGATGCCCGACCGCGGAGCCACCGAAGCGGAAACCCTGTTGATCGCTTCACGAGTGGGTGCTTTGGGTCCGGATGGACGGGCAAGCCCTTCGTTTCCGAATCAAGGGCTGCTTACGCGGCGGTGCCGGGCGAGGGATGTTCCTTCTCGGACGAGGGCACGATCTTGGTTTTCCTCGATGAGGGCTTCTTCGGCGCGTCGGATTTCGCTTTAGCCTCTTTGCGCTTGGGTTTGTCGGTCGGCGCGACGAGCTCGACGGAGAGCTGTGCGGTCACATCGGGATGGAGGTCGACCGGTAGGGTGTAGGCCCGCAGCTCCTTTAGAGGACGATCCAAACGGATCTTCTTCCGATCGATTTCGATCCCTTCCTCCCGCAGACGGTCTGCGATATGCTGCGCAGTGACCGCGCCGAAAACCTTTTCCTGCTCTTCGCCGCCCGAGGCGAGCGTGAAGACAAGCTTGAGCTTTTGCAGGCGGGATGCCAACTCCTGCGCGGCTTGGAACTCGGCGGCTTCTCGCTCGGCCCGGCGCTTCCGCAAAAGCTCGATATGGCGTTTGGTCGCCATCGTCGCGATCGTCGCCATGCGCTTGGGCAACAAAAAATTGCGCGCGTAACCGCTTTTGACCTTCACGAGGTCGCCCTCCGCTCCCAATCCGTCGATTCTCGTGTGCAGAACCACTTCTACCAGCATGCTATTTCTCCGTTGTTCGCCCTGGAAAATTCGTTCGCCGGCCACCGGGTTCAGAACGGGACGTCGTCAGCCTCGGGCATGCTTTCTTCCGTAGGCCGGGCTGCCTCTCCCGTTTCGCGAGGCCGTTCGGATTCTTCGCCGGGAGGATGGCTTCCGGCCGGTCTGCCCCGACCGAGGAACTGGACCCGCTCCGCCCGAACCCGAATGCGGTTTCGCTTCTCTCCTTCTTTCGTTTCCCACTGGTCGAACTGGAGCCTTCCTTCGACCAAGACCGGCGAACCTCGGTGCAGGTACTCCTTGGCCGTTTCCGCCTGCCGTCCCCAAGTCACCACGTCGATGAAGCAGGTTTCTTCCTTCACCTGCCCGTCAGGACTGCGGATCGTCGTGTTGACCGCCAGCGAGAGATCTCCGACCGCGGTTCCCTTGGGGGTATACCGCACCTCGGGATCCCGGGTTAAATTGCCGATCAGAAAGACGCGATTGAGGTCAGCCACAGGAACTCCTTGGTCTAGGCGGTGGATGGGGCGGGCTCCGGAGCCCGCTTTCTGCGAAGATAGAACTGCCGGAAGAGGAAGGGGTGGGCTTTTTGTGCTTCGGCTAAAGCGGCGATGCGGTCCGGCGCCAGCGAAAACGTTAGGTTGACGTAATAGCCGAACTCGATCCGGTGCGCGATCCGCTCGAAGCGCCGCCGATCCATTTTCTGGCACCCGAGCAGCTCGCCTCCTTCGGCGCGGAGAGTCTTCTCGAGAACTTCGATGGCTTCCTTCACGCTCTCGTCCTTCCCCTGCACATTCAGGATATACAATCCGTCATAAATTGCTTTCATGATCGTTCCGAACGCCTTTCTTCGCGAACGGTGTGATGGGTTACGAGTTAAACCGGCTCATCGCTACCGCAATGCCACCCTCCTGGCAACACTCAAATGCATCGACGGCCCTCTCGATCATCTGGCCGAGCAGCGGCAGCTCTTCCTCCCGGAATCGGGCGAGGACGAAATCCGCCAAGTCGATGCCTGGAGGGAGCGGGCCGATTCCGCAGCGCAGCCTGCTGAAGCTCTCCGTCCCGATGGCGGAGGCCACGGAAATCAGCCCGCGGTGGCCGCCGGAAGAGCCGGCCGCGCGCAAGCGCACCTTGCCCAGCGGAAGGGCGACATCATCAACAAT from Methylacidimicrobium sp. AP8 includes:
- the rplI gene encoding 50S ribosomal protein L9, with protein sequence MLVEVVLHTRIDGLGAEGDLVKVKSGYARNFLLPKRMATIATMATKRHIELLRKRRAEREAAEFQAAQELASRLQKLKLVFTLASGGEEQEKVFGAVTAQHIADRLREEGIEIDRKKIRLDRPLKELRAYTLPVDLHPDVTAQLSVELVAPTDKPKRKEAKAKSDAPKKPSSRKTKIVPSSEKEHPSPGTAA
- a CDS encoding 30S ribosomal protein S6, whose product is MKAIYDGLYILNVQGKDESVKEAIEVLEKTLRAEGGELLGCQKMDRRRFERIAHRIEFGYYVNLTFSLAPDRIAALAEAQKAHPFLFRQFYLRRKRAPEPAPSTA
- a CDS encoding single-stranded DNA-binding protein translates to MADLNRVFLIGNLTRDPEVRYTPKGTAVGDLSLAVNTTIRSPDGQVKEETCFIDVVTWGRQAETAKEYLHRGSPVLVEGRLQFDQWETKEGEKRNRIRVRAERVQFLGRGRPAGSHPPGEESERPRETGEAARPTEESMPEADDVPF
- the pth gene encoding aminoacyl-tRNA hydrolase, which gives rise to MFSLVFGLGNPGPEYAGTRHNVGLMVVEAIAQRRRLSWRPERWAPAFVAQDKDALLIAPTCYMNESGVVVRKILKRLGKKPEEIIVIVDDVALPLGKVRLRAAGSSGGHRGLISVASAIGTESFSRLRCGIGPLPPGIDLADFVLARFREEELPLLGQMIERAVDAFECCQEGGIAVAMSRFNS